In Pantoea agglomerans, the genomic stretch CCGGTTTTAATCGCGATGCGATAGCCTTTGATGGCCGCTTTTATGCCGCCGCCGCCTGGCAGCGCCACGCTTTCCATCATATGAACCACGGTTTTTACTACCGATTCCGGGAAAACGCGCTCGCCCGCGACGGGCGGATCGACTTTGGTGATCGACAGTGGTCGGTGAATGCCGAAGCTGCCAATCGTTGCGTAGACACGCGCTAACTGTAACGGCGTTACCATTAGCCCGTAGCCGAAAGAGAAGGTGGCCCTCTCTATGTCAGACCACCGTTGTTTTTGAGGGTATAAGCCACTACTTTCCCCGACCAGCCCCAAATTGGTCGGTTTACCCAGGCCAAAGCGCGCATAAGTTTCTACAAGCGCTGAGGAGGGCATCGCTAACGCCAGCCGTGAAACGCCGACGTTACTCGACTTCTGCAGAATCCCGGTAAGGGTCAGTTCGTTATAGCGCGCCACGTCTTTGATCTCGTGACCATTGACGCGGTACGGTACGGTATTAAGCACGCTGTTTTCCCGCACCACGCCGCGCTGCAGCGCCGTCATCACCACCATCGGCTTAACGGTCGAGCCAGGCTCGAAAATGTCGGTGATGGCGCGGTTGCGCATCATCTCTTTGGGCGTGTTGCTGAGGTTATTGGGGTTATAGGCCGGGCTGTTCGCCATTGCCAGCACTTCGCCGGTGTTGACGTCGACCAGCACGGCGGTGCCCGATTCAGCTTTGTTGAACGCCACCGCGTTATTGAGTTCACGGTAGACCAGCGCCTGCAGGCGTTCGTCGATGCTGAGCGTCAGGTTGTGGGCGGCGCGGCTGTCCACCGATGAGATATCTTCGATTACGCGGCCGTTGCGGTCTTTACGCACGGTACGTTCGCCCGGCGCGCCGGTCAGCCACTTATCGAAGCTCTTTTCGATGCCCTCGATGCCCTGACCATCAATATTGGTAAAGCCGATCAGGTGAGAAGTGACCTGACCGGCGGGATAGTAGCGCCGCGACTCTTCACGCAGATGGATCCCCGGCAGCCTGAGCTTTTTGATGTAGTCGCTGATGGCGGGACTGACCTGGCGCGCCAGGTAGATAAAACGGCCTTTCGGGTTGGCGTTAACGCGGGTTGCCAGCTGATCGAGCGGGATAGAGAGCGCGTCAGCGAGCGCCTTCCAGCGGCCGTCGAGGGTGACGCCGCCGGCGTCGTGCAATTCTTTCGGGTCGGCCCAGATGGCGTTGACCGGCACGCTGACCGCCAGCGGACGACCGGCGCGATCGCTAATCATGCCGCGCGCGGTGGGAACAGCCTGCACGCGCAACGAGCGCAGGTCGCCCTCTTTCACCAGCTTGTCCGGGCTGATGACCTGCAGCCAGGCAACGCGGGAGAGCAGACCGAACAGCGCCAGTAAAATACAGCCGCACAGCAACGCAAAACGCCAGCTTACAAAGCTGGCTTTATCTTCCTGTTTTTTCAACTTCAGCGTTTTGCTTGCGCCGCTCATTGCGATTTAGCGTTCCTTATTTCTGTACCACGATATTTTCCTGAGACGGGTCCACATGCTGTAGCTGCAGCTTCTCGGTGGCGATGCGCTCCACCCGGCTGTGATCGCCCAGCGCGTTCTCCTCAAGGATCAGGTTACGCCATTCAATGTCTAGCGCGTCGCGCTCTAACACCAGCTGTTCGCGCTGCGCGGTCAGCAGACGCGTTTTGTGCGTCGTCGTCACCACCATCACGGCCGACACCAGCACGGCGATTAGCAAAATCAGCGGAATTTTGCCGAATCGCAGTAGATCGCCGCCGATGACTCCCGGCAGGCTGTGACGTTCGTTGCCGATCATGCCTCGGTTCTCTCCGCGATGCGCAGTACCGAACTGCGCGCGCGCGGGTTGTCTGCGACTTCCGCGTCGCCCGGCGTCATTTTGCCCAGCAGCTTCAGCTGACGTCCGCCCAGCGCGTTAAGCTGTGACTCGGTCATCGGTAAACCTGCCGGCACCTGCGGGCCGCGGCTCTGGTCGCGCATAAAACGCTTCACCAGGCGATCTTCCAGCGAGTGGAAGCTGATAACGGACAAACGTCCCTCCGGGGCCAGCGCCGTTAACGCGCCTTTTAACGCCATTTCAATCTCTTCCAGCTCGCTGTTGATCCAGATGCGGATCGCCTGAAAGCTGCGCGTCGCCGGATGCTTGAACTTATCTTTCACCGGCGTCGCCGCCGCGATCACCTCGGCCAGCTCTTTGGTGCGCGTCATCGGCTGTTCACGGTTGCGCTCAACGATGGCGCGCGCAATGCGTTTCGCGAAACGCTCCTCGCCGTAGGTCTTCAGCACAAAGGCGATATCCGCCTCTTCCGCCTTCAGCAGCCATTCGGCAGCGGAGTGTCCGCGCGTCGGATCCATGCGCATATCCAGCGGCCCGTCGCGCATAAAGGAGAAGCCGCGTTCAGCGTCGTCCAGCTGCGGCGACGACACGCCGAGATCGAGCAGGATGCCGCTGATTTTGCCGCTGAGCCCCAGCTCTTCGACATAGTCTGCCAGCGCGGAGAACGGCCCGTGCACGATAGAGAAACGCGGATCGTCGATCTCAGCGGCGGCGGCGATAGCTTGCGGGTCGCGATCGATAGCGATAAGCCGTCCCTGCGCGCCCAGCTGCGACAGAATCAAACGTGAATGTCCGCCGCGACCAAAGGTGCCGTCGATGTAGATGCCGTCTTCCCTGATGTTGAGGCCGTTAACCGCCTCGT encodes the following:
- a CDS encoding peptidoglycan glycosyltransferase FtsI; the encoded protein is MSGASKTLKLKKQEDKASFVSWRFALLCGCILLALFGLLSRVAWLQVISPDKLVKEGDLRSLRVQAVPTARGMISDRAGRPLAVSVPVNAIWADPKELHDAGGVTLDGRWKALADALSIPLDQLATRVNANPKGRFIYLARQVSPAISDYIKKLRLPGIHLREESRRYYPAGQVTSHLIGFTNIDGQGIEGIEKSFDKWLTGAPGERTVRKDRNGRVIEDISSVDSRAAHNLTLSIDERLQALVYRELNNAVAFNKAESGTAVLVDVNTGEVLAMANSPAYNPNNLSNTPKEMMRNRAITDIFEPGSTVKPMVVMTALQRGVVRENSVLNTVPYRVNGHEIKDVARYNELTLTGILQKSSNVGVSRLALAMPSSALVETYARFGLGKPTNLGLVGESSGLYPQKQRWSDIERATFSFGYGLMVTPLQLARVYATIGSFGIHRPLSITKVDPPVAGERVFPESVVKTVVHMMESVALPGGGGIKAAIKGYRIAIKTGTAKKVGPDGRYVNKYIAYTAGVAPASHPRFALVVVINDPQAGKYYGGAVSAPVFGAIMGGVLRTMNIEPDALPTNDKNELVTNRSEEKSDRS
- the ftsL gene encoding cell division protein FtsL — protein: MIGNERHSLPGVIGGDLLRFGKIPLILLIAVLVSAVMVVTTTHKTRLLTAQREQLVLERDALDIEWRNLILEENALGDHSRVERIATEKLQLQHVDPSQENIVVQK
- the rsmH gene encoding 16S rRNA (cytosine(1402)-N(4))-methyltransferase RsmH; translation: MQENFKHTTVLLDEAVNGLNIREDGIYIDGTFGRGGHSRLILSQLGAQGRLIAIDRDPQAIAAAAEIDDPRFSIVHGPFSALADYVEELGLSGKISGILLDLGVSSPQLDDAERGFSFMRDGPLDMRMDPTRGHSAAEWLLKAEEADIAFVLKTYGEERFAKRIARAIVERNREQPMTRTKELAEVIAAATPVKDKFKHPATRSFQAIRIWINSELEEIEMALKGALTALAPEGRLSVISFHSLEDRLVKRFMRDQSRGPQVPAGLPMTESQLNALGGRQLKLLGKMTPGDAEVADNPRARSSVLRIAERTEA